The Punica granatum isolate Tunisia-2019 chromosome 4, ASM765513v2, whole genome shotgun sequence genome has a window encoding:
- the LOC116203536 gene encoding L-type lectin-domain containing receptor kinase IX.1-like has translation MELGVTMHFKSKVAIAFILFVITLPPTPSGSPHNIYFDYPNISSNNREIVYQGDAYPSNGSIEVTANQVDRNLNFSIGRAVYGKPMHLWDKATGNTADFATQFSFAINSQNKSLYADGLAFFLAPNGSDLPERSDGGLLGLVSAPHPNASSPDYPFVAIEFDTYTNDWDPNYTSIEHNVPQTHVGIDINSVISVTDISWRWSNIPLGRRLKASVTYNSSSHNLSVVLTDGTSPTDDTNSTKLWYRVQLKDWLPEWVTFGFSATTGAMFELHTIYSWKFSSNLQVADQTGTNVTNPTQSQAALPTPGVPRISRKSKTWIWAIVGAGTFVIIIFSFLCRPKERKNEDLSEEDDGGAVSINEEFEKVAGPRKFSYEELVLATDNFAGYRQLGEGGFGKVYEGYLSELKSNVAIKKVTPDSAQGEKEYIAEVKTVSQLRHRSLVQLVGWCHRKKELLLIYEFMSNGSLDTHLFKGKSLLTWGVRYKIAQDMASALLYLHEEWAQCVVHRDIKCSNIMLDSSFNAKLGDFGLARLVDHGKGSQTTIVAGTMGYMAPEYLYTGKASKESDIYSFGVVALEIACGRKVFEPRAEEGRLRLIDWVWGLYGTGNLMEAADSKLGNEFDVREMECLMMVGLWCAHPDYTFRPSMQEVLGVLKFDALPPVRPSEMPTPTYSYASLNSGASPLKSSYGNNGSDGGTKSSTFTTSSCTSATYASTSSSLLSKTKYLSCSSPSVDILGKVL, from the coding sequence ATGGAACTTGGGGTAACCATGCATTTCAAGTCCAAAGTTGCAATTGCGTTCATTCTTTTTGTGATCACTCTCCCTCCCACTCCTTCCGGTTCCCCTCATAACATCTATTTCGACTACCCAAATATCAGCTCGAACAACCGTGAAATAGTTTATCAAGGCGATGCGTATCCGAGCAACGGTTCCATTGAAGTCACTGCTAATCAGGTGGACCGCAATCTCAATTTCAGCATCGGTCGTGCTGTTTACGGGAAGCCAATGCACCTCTGGGACAAAGCCACTGGAAACACCGCGGACTTTGCCACCCAGTTTTCTTTTGCCATCAATTCTCAGAATAAATCATTGTATGCGGATGGACTGGCTTTCTTCCTAGCGCCTAATGGATCGGATTTACCAGAGAGATCCGACGGAGGCTTACTAGGTCTTGTGAGTGCCCCTCATCCAAATGCCTCTTCTCCTGATTACCCATTTGTTGCGATAGAGTTTGATACTTACACCAATGATTGGGATCCAAATTACACGTCAATTGAACATAATGTTCCTCAAACGCATGTTGGTATCGATATCAACTCGGTGATATCTGTGACTGACATCTCATGGCGGTGGAGTAATATACCACTAGGCAGACGACTTAAAGCATCAGTTACATACAATTCAAGTTCACATAACTTGAGCGTCGTCCTGACTGATGGCACGAGTCCCACTGATGATACCAATTCCACCAAGCTCTGGTACCGAGTTCAGCTGAAAGATTGGTTACCGGAGTGGGTCACTTTTGGTTTCTCTGCCACCACCGGAGCCATGTTTGAGTTGCATACTATATACTCTTGGAAATTTAGCTCTAACCTACAGGTGGCTGATCAGACCGGAACCAATGTAACAAATCCAACACAGAGCCAGGCTGCCCTGCCAACACCTGGAGTCCCTCGAATATCGAGGAAGAGCAAGACATGGATATGGGCCATCGTAGGTGCAGGCACCTTTGTTATTATCATCTTCTCATTCCTCTGCAGGCCAAAGGAGAGAAAAAATGAGGACCTCAGTGAAGAAGACGATGGTGGTGCAGTGTCAATCAATGAGGAGTTTGAGAAGGTTGCAGGACCCAGGAAATTTTCCTATGAGGAACTGGTCCTAGCAACTGATAATTTCGCAGGGTATCGGCAACTTGGAGAAGGGGGTTTTGGAAAGGTATACGAGGGCTACCTGAGCGAGTTGAAGTCAAATGTGGCTATCAAGAAGGTCACTCCTGATTCGGCTCAAGGGGAGAAGGAATACATCGCAGAAGTGAAGACCGTAAGCCAACTGAGACACAGGAGCTTGGTGCAGCTGGTGGGATGGTGCCACCGGAAAAAGGAACTTCTCCTCATCTATGAGTTCATGTCAAATGGCAGTTTGGATACCCATTTGTTCAAGGGGAAGAGCTTGTTGACATGGGGAGTTCGGTACAAGATTGCTCAGGACATGGCCTCCGCTTTACTGTACCTCCATGAAGAATGGGCCCAGTGTGTTGTCCACAGGGACATAAAATGCAGCAACATCATGCTCGATTCAAGTTTCAATGCAAAGTTGGGCGATTTTGGGTTGGCCAGGCTTGTTGACCACGGGAAGGGGTCACAGACAACAATCGTCGCAGGGACGATGGGTTACATGGCACCTGAATATCTATACACAGGCAAGGCCAGTAAGGAATCCGATATATATAGCTTTGGTGTTGTCGCACTGGAGATAGCCTGTGGTAGAAAAGTTTTCGAGCCAAGAGCGGAAGAAGGGCGTCTTCGACTCATTGACTGGGTCTGGGGGCTTTACGGGACTGGAAACCTAATGGAAGCTGCAGACTCCAAGCTGGGCAATGAGTTTGATGTGAGGGAAATGGAATGCTTAATGATGGTCGGGCTGTGGTGTGCTCATCCAGACTACACCTTCCGCCCTTCGATGCAAGAGGTATTGGGCGTGCTAAAGTTCGATGCTTTACCACCAGTCCGTCCGTCAGAAATGCCGACCCCAACTTATTCCTACGCTTCATTGAACAGCGGTGCATCGCCACTAAAATCATCCTATGGCAATAATGGCAGCGATGGTGGGACTAAATCTTCAACATTCACGACATCTTCCTGTACCAGTGCCACTTATGCTTCCACTTCTTCTTCGTTGCTATCGAAAACCAAATATCTGTCATGTTCTTCTCCATCTGTTGACATATTGGGGAaggttttataa